In Nocardioides sp. zg-1228, a single window of DNA contains:
- a CDS encoding GNAT family protein, with protein sequence MRSLRRSDADDWQAVRARNHDWLRPWDATVPPGSAPRPSSYKVVTRTLLHQARQGLCLPFVIEVDGRFSGQVTVSNVARGSAQWGSIGYWVSADVAGRGVAPRAVGMVIDHCLGPVRLHRLEICIRPENTNSLRVVEKLGLHQVGYAPRFLHIDGDWRDHRIFAITAEEAPEGVLARLGTHQSQQ encoded by the coding sequence GTGCGCTCGCTGCGCCGGAGCGACGCCGACGACTGGCAGGCCGTGCGCGCCCGCAACCACGACTGGCTGCGCCCGTGGGACGCGACCGTCCCGCCAGGCTCCGCGCCGCGCCCCTCGTCCTACAAGGTCGTCACCCGCACCCTCCTCCACCAGGCCCGGCAGGGCCTGTGCCTGCCGTTCGTGATCGAGGTCGACGGCCGGTTCTCCGGACAGGTGACGGTCAGCAACGTCGCTCGCGGCTCGGCGCAGTGGGGCTCCATCGGCTACTGGGTCTCCGCCGACGTCGCGGGCCGGGGAGTGGCGCCGCGTGCGGTCGGCATGGTGATCGACCACTGCCTCGGTCCGGTGCGCCTGCACCGGCTCGAGATCTGCATCCGGCCCGAGAACACCAACTCGCTGCGCGTGGTGGAGAAGCTGGGGCTGCACCAGGTGGGCTACGCCCCGCGGTTCCTCCACATCGACGGGGACTGGCGCGACCACCGGATCTTCGCGATCACCGCCGAGGAGGCGCCGGAGGGTGTGCTCGCGCGGCTCGGAACACACCAGTCACAGCAGTAG
- a CDS encoding MogA/MoaB family molybdenum cofactor biosynthesis protein, whose translation MSLPAAVVVASNRAAAGAYADETGPVIVAWLREQGFDCGEPAVVPDGDPVRDAIAAAVAAGARLVLTTGGTGLTPTDRTPEATAPLLDREVPGIAEAIRAAGVAQGVPAAMLSRGLAGIAGQCLVINLPGSRGGVKDGLGVLEPVVRHAVEQVVGSDH comes from the coding sequence GTGAGCCTCCCGGCCGCGGTCGTCGTCGCGTCCAACCGCGCCGCGGCGGGCGCCTACGCCGACGAGACCGGCCCGGTGATCGTCGCGTGGCTGCGCGAGCAGGGCTTCGACTGCGGCGAGCCGGCGGTCGTGCCCGACGGCGACCCGGTCCGCGACGCCATCGCCGCGGCCGTCGCGGCCGGGGCCCGCCTGGTCCTCACGACCGGCGGCACCGGACTCACCCCCACCGACCGCACCCCCGAGGCCACGGCGCCGCTGCTCGACCGCGAGGTGCCCGGGATCGCCGAGGCGATCCGCGCCGCGGGCGTGGCCCAGGGCGTACCGGCCGCGATGCTGTCCCGCGGCCTCGCCGGCATCGCCGGGCAGTGCCTCGTCATCAACCTCCCGGGCTCGCGCGGCGGCGTGAAGGACGGGCTCGGCGTGCTGGAGCCCGTCGTGCGCCACGCCGTCGAGCAGGTCGTGGGGAGCGACCACTGA
- the moaC gene encoding cyclic pyranopterin monophosphate synthase MoaC: MDDPRLTHVDEHGAARMVDVGDKPVTTRTASASGRVLVSPAVVELLRGEGVPKGDALAVARIAGIMGAKQTPALVPLCHPLAISGVTVDLEVADDAVEIAATVRTTDRTGVEMEALTAVSVAALTVVDMVKAVDKAATITDIRVETKTGGRSGSWTR; this comes from the coding sequence ATGGACGACCCCCGGCTGACCCACGTCGACGAGCACGGCGCCGCCCGCATGGTCGACGTCGGCGACAAGCCCGTCACGACGCGTACGGCGTCGGCGAGCGGCCGCGTGCTGGTCAGCCCGGCCGTGGTCGAGCTGCTGCGCGGTGAGGGCGTGCCCAAGGGCGACGCGCTCGCGGTCGCCCGGATCGCCGGGATCATGGGGGCCAAGCAGACCCCCGCGCTCGTCCCGCTGTGCCACCCGCTCGCGATCTCCGGCGTCACCGTCGACCTCGAGGTGGCCGACGACGCGGTCGAGATCGCCGCGACCGTCCGCACGACCGACCGCACCGGCGTTGAGATGGAGGCCCTCACCGCCGTGTCGGTGGCCGCGCTCACCGTCGTCGACATGGTCAAGGCCGTCGACAAGGCCGCGACGATCACCGACATCCGCGTCGAGACCAAGACCGGTGGCCGGTCGGGCTCGTGGACCCGGTGA
- the glp gene encoding gephyrin-like molybdotransferase Glp, protein MADLLPVADYVERILATVSPLPAFPQPLMEALGLALAEDVVAPISLPSFDNSSMDGYAVVAEDVAGASQDAPVTLPVVGEIGAGRSSILAISPGSAVKIMTGAPVPAGATAVVPYEWTDRGVASVRITRAAAPGQHIRPTGDDIAEGDMLLEEGTVLGPRHLGMLAAVGRSTVRTRPRPRVVVISTGSELRDPGTPLGRDSIYDGNSYLLAAAARAAGAIAYRVGIVPDEAHAFTEALSDQLVRADLVVTSGGVSEGDFDVVKESLSHHGSMWFGGVGMQPGKPQGFGTVGEDDTPVFTLPGNPVSSYVSFEMFVLPAIRRMMGKLPYVRPAGRARLTHGLSSPDGKVQLVRGLYETDRGGAFVSPVGGHGSHLIGDLAAANCLIEVPAATTAIPAGEMVAIRRLDEEF, encoded by the coding sequence ATGGCTGACCTGCTGCCCGTCGCCGACTACGTCGAGCGCATCCTGGCCACGGTCTCCCCACTTCCCGCGTTCCCGCAGCCGCTGATGGAGGCGCTCGGCCTGGCGCTGGCCGAGGACGTGGTCGCCCCGATCTCGCTGCCGAGCTTCGACAACTCCTCGATGGACGGCTACGCCGTGGTCGCCGAGGACGTCGCCGGCGCGAGCCAGGACGCTCCCGTCACGCTCCCCGTCGTCGGCGAGATCGGCGCCGGGCGGTCCTCGATCCTGGCGATCTCGCCCGGCTCGGCGGTGAAGATCATGACCGGCGCACCGGTGCCGGCCGGCGCCACGGCGGTGGTGCCCTACGAGTGGACCGACCGCGGCGTCGCGTCCGTGCGCATCACCCGCGCGGCGGCTCCGGGCCAGCACATCCGGCCGACCGGCGACGACATCGCCGAGGGCGACATGCTGCTGGAGGAGGGCACCGTCCTGGGGCCGCGCCACCTCGGGATGCTCGCCGCCGTCGGTCGTTCCACGGTGCGTACGCGCCCGCGTCCGCGGGTGGTCGTGATCTCCACCGGCTCCGAGCTGCGCGACCCCGGCACCCCGCTCGGTCGCGACTCGATCTACGACGGCAACTCCTACCTGCTCGCCGCGGCGGCGCGCGCCGCCGGCGCCATCGCCTACCGGGTCGGGATCGTCCCCGACGAGGCGCACGCCTTCACCGAGGCGCTCAGCGACCAGCTCGTCCGCGCCGACCTCGTCGTCACCAGCGGTGGCGTGAGCGAGGGCGACTTCGACGTCGTCAAGGAGTCGCTGTCGCACCACGGGTCGATGTGGTTCGGAGGCGTGGGCATGCAGCCCGGCAAGCCCCAGGGCTTCGGCACGGTCGGCGAGGACGACACCCCGGTCTTCACCCTCCCCGGCAACCCGGTCTCCTCCTACGTCTCCTTCGAGATGTTCGTGCTGCCGGCGATCCGCCGGATGATGGGCAAGCTGCCCTACGTCCGCCCCGCCGGCCGCGCCCGCCTGACCCACGGGCTGTCCTCCCCGGACGGCAAGGTGCAGCTGGTGCGCGGGCTCTACGAGACCGACCGCGGTGGTGCCTTCGTCTCACCCGTCGGCGGCCACGGCTCGCACCTGATCGGCGACCTCGCGGCTGCCAACTGCCTCATCGAGGTGCCGGCCGCCACGACCGCGATCCCGGCCGGCGAGATGGTCGCCATCCGCCGCCTCGACGAGGAGTTCTGA
- a CDS encoding UTP--glucose-1-phosphate uridylyltransferase has protein sequence MASKGSAQGLQLARQKMRDAGVDEVAIDTFAHYYRLLEHGETGMIPEASIEPLDMESLDDVEVPEEVGAEAIRRTAVIKLNGGLGTSMGMDRAKSLLCVRRGLSFLDIIARQVLHLRKEHDATLPLMFMNSFRTSADTMAALARYEDLPVDGLPLEFLQNKEPKLLAADLMPAAYPKDPDLEWCPPGHGDIYTALRGTGLLARLLDAGYRHVFVSNSDNLGAVPDARVAGWFAQSGAPFAIEAVRRTPSDRKGGHFARRKADGRIVLRESAQTLDADREALADLSRHQYCSTNNLWFDLQAMVEALDARGGILGLPLIKNVKHLDPADPSTPEVIQIETAMGAAIEVFEGARTIEVGRDRFVPVKTTDDLLVLRSDVYDLRRDYVLDQAGEQVPFVSLDGDFYKLVRDFDKRFPEGAPSLREAGSFTVEGDWTFGPGVRVVGDVSLAAPAAQRVEAGAVLGEQPDGTRPDDQGSDG, from the coding sequence ATGGCAAGCAAGGGCAGTGCGCAGGGCCTCCAGCTCGCGCGCCAGAAGATGCGCGACGCCGGCGTCGACGAGGTCGCGATCGACACGTTCGCGCACTACTACCGGCTCCTCGAGCACGGCGAGACCGGGATGATCCCCGAGGCCTCGATCGAGCCCCTCGACATGGAGTCGCTGGACGACGTCGAGGTCCCCGAGGAGGTCGGCGCCGAGGCCATCCGCAGGACGGCGGTCATCAAGCTCAACGGCGGGCTCGGCACCTCGATGGGGATGGACCGCGCCAAGTCGCTGCTGTGCGTGCGCCGCGGCCTGAGCTTCCTCGACATCATCGCCCGGCAGGTGCTGCACCTCCGCAAGGAGCACGACGCCACGCTGCCGCTGATGTTCATGAACTCCTTCCGCACCTCCGCCGACACGATGGCGGCGCTGGCGCGCTACGAGGACCTGCCGGTCGACGGCCTGCCGCTGGAGTTCCTGCAGAACAAGGAGCCCAAGCTGCTGGCCGCCGACCTGATGCCCGCGGCCTACCCCAAGGATCCCGACCTCGAGTGGTGCCCGCCCGGCCACGGCGACATCTACACCGCGCTGCGCGGCACCGGGCTGCTGGCCCGGCTGCTCGACGCCGGCTACCGCCACGTCTTCGTCTCCAACTCCGACAACCTCGGAGCCGTGCCCGACGCCCGGGTGGCGGGCTGGTTCGCGCAGAGCGGAGCGCCGTTCGCGATCGAGGCGGTGCGGCGTACGCCGTCGGACCGCAAGGGCGGCCACTTCGCGCGCCGCAAGGCCGACGGCCGCATCGTGCTGCGCGAGTCGGCCCAGACGCTCGACGCCGACAGGGAGGCGCTCGCCGACCTGAGCCGGCACCAGTACTGCTCCACCAACAACCTGTGGTTCGACCTGCAGGCGATGGTGGAGGCGCTCGACGCGCGTGGCGGCATCCTGGGCCTGCCCCTGATCAAGAACGTCAAGCACCTCGACCCGGCCGACCCCTCCACGCCGGAGGTCATCCAGATCGAGACCGCGATGGGCGCCGCGATCGAGGTGTTCGAGGGGGCCCGCACCATCGAGGTGGGTCGCGACCGCTTCGTGCCGGTCAAGACGACCGACGACCTGCTGGTCCTGCGCTCCGACGTCTACGACCTGCGTCGCGACTACGTGCTCGACCAGGCGGGTGAGCAGGTGCCCTTCGTCTCCCTCGACGGAGACTTCTACAAGCTCGTGCGCGACTTCGACAAGCGCTTCCCCGAGGGCGCGCCGTCGCTGCGCGAGGCGGGGTCGTTCACGGTCGAGGGCGACTGGACCTTCGGCCCCGGCGTCCGTGTCGTCGGCGACGTGTCGCTCGCGGCCCCGGCCGCCCAGCGGGTCGAGGCCGGCGCGGTGCTCGGCGAGCAGCCGGATGGCACCCGGCCCGACGACCAGGGCAGCGATGGCTGA
- a CDS encoding 5-formyltetrahydrofolate cyclo-ligase yields MGAGHSAAKTALRDQVLAARRRRPLEACTAFAASVAEVARSWEPVRHAGTVAAYVSVGSEPGTGHLLDALLAAGTRVLLPVLRPDNDLDWAVHTGEHGLVRAARGLYEPAGPRLGVDGVRTADVVIVPGLAVSPTGDRLGRGGGSYDRALARVPAGTPVAVLLHDDEVGLAVPTDPHDVPVGFALTSSGVVRLTR; encoded by the coding sequence GTGGGAGCAGGACACTCGGCGGCCAAGACCGCCCTTCGCGACCAGGTCCTGGCGGCCCGGCGGCGTCGCCCGCTCGAGGCCTGCACCGCGTTCGCGGCCTCCGTCGCGGAGGTCGCGCGGTCGTGGGAGCCGGTCCGGCACGCCGGCACCGTCGCGGCGTACGTCTCGGTGGGCAGCGAGCCCGGCACCGGGCACCTGCTCGACGCACTCCTGGCCGCCGGCACCCGGGTGCTGCTGCCCGTGCTGCGGCCCGACAACGACCTCGACTGGGCCGTCCACACCGGGGAGCACGGCCTCGTCAGGGCCGCCCGCGGCCTCTACGAGCCGGCCGGGCCACGGCTCGGCGTCGACGGCGTGCGCACCGCCGACGTCGTGATCGTGCCGGGGCTCGCCGTGTCCCCGACCGGCGACCGCCTCGGGCGCGGCGGCGGCTCCTACGACCGCGCGCTGGCGCGGGTGCCGGCGGGCACGCCCGTCGCCGTGCTGCTCCACGACGACGAGGTGGGGCTCGCCGTGCCGACCGACCCCCACGACGTCCCGGTGGGCTTCGCGCTCACGTCGAGCGGGGTCGTCCGACTCACCCGGTGA